A stretch of Caldisericia bacterium DNA encodes these proteins:
- the rsmG gene encoding 16S rRNA (guanine(527)-N(7))-methyltransferase RsmG, whose translation LIREWNKKFNLTGEKTEEAIAIKQFLDSLVPIHWNKNLFFKVGIDIGTGAGIPGIPLKIVLKGTKMVLVESMRKRFNFLEHCIESLSLENVILVNKRGEELLKEENFRENFDAVFARWVLKIPGIFEISIPFAKVKGRIFLWKGVDEIDLIKSEESFINELGGEIEDIFIYRLPYFESERALLVIKKVKETPSLFPRRWKVIKSLSSQRYKHQRE comes from the coding sequence CTTAATAAGAGAGTGGAATAAAAAATTCAATTTAACAGGTGAGAAAACAGAAGAAGCTATAGCTATAAAACAATTCCTTGATTCTCTTGTTCCCATCCATTGGAATAAAAATCTATTTTTTAAAGTTGGAATTGATATAGGAACAGGGGCAGGAATCCCTGGAATTCCTTTAAAAATCGTCCTCAAGGGTACAAAGATGGTCCTTGTGGAATCAATGAGAAAGAGGTTTAATTTCCTTGAGCATTGCATAGAATCCCTTTCATTAGAGAATGTAATTTTGGTAAACAAAAGAGGGGAAGAATTACTAAAAGAGGAAAATTTTAGAGAAAACTTTGATGCTGTTTTTGCAAGATGGGTTTTAAAAATCCCTGGTATATTTGAAATTTCTATACCATTTGCAAAAGTTAAGGGAAGAATTTTTCTCTGGAAGGGAGTTGATGAGATAGACTTAATTAAGAGTGAAGAATCATTTATAAATGAACTGGGAGGGGAGATAGAGGATATTTTTATTTACAGGCTTCCCTATTTTGAAAGTGAGAGAGCTCTTTTAGTTATAAAAAAGGTAAAAGAGACTCCTTCTTTGTTTCCAAGAAGATGGAAAGTAATTAAGTCTTTGAGTTCTCAACGATATAAACACCAAAGAGAATAA